aggaagtcccactgagattgaaaatctttttcacaagagagacctgaccaaggtagcagccaatcaaaacacatttaaaatgcaacaaatacaacatataatacaaaaaaaaaaaaaaaaaatccacaataaaacaacaactattcaaacatagtggcctctgaagaaaaacaagcacatgtctctgtcaccacattctttatgatgctcttaaattcatcaatggatataaatgtttctaattttagatctttttgaggattgttccatgtccaaggTTTTGATTTCTAGTAATTAGTTAATTAATAATTTAGTTAATTCTGTTTGGTGGTGATGCTTTAAGCTGTGGAGTCACCAGAGGCCTAATAAAAAGTGCAGGGAGCTGTTCTTTCAGTACCACACAAACTTTTGCACCACTTTACTGCGTGATGTAATGATGTCATGATGTAATGATGTAATGGTCTGCAGTGTGGAAGCCCAGCACTTAATGCAACAGACACGCACGCACCTTGTGAGGCCTGTGTTTTTCGTGCACGTGCAAAATGTGGATCCTTAATCTGTCTCTCTTCTCGAAGGATCTGTTGCAGAGGTGACACGGGAACTTCCTGTCGCCCTGGTCCACGCAGCGCGTGTACTTCAGGTGCTTGTCTCTGTAGTACTTGTAGGCGAACACCTTCCCGCATCTGTCACACTTGAACCCCTCACCTGCATCTGCaggaaatagaaaataaaatgtttaaaggtGGTGAAAGAGGTGTTGATTTAagagtgagacacacacagcagggtAGAGTCTGACCTTCAGCTGGGGGGACCACGGTGTTGTCCTCTGTGGGGTCCTTCAGGGTCAGAGGGATGCCGAGGAACTGCATGTAGCAGTCTCCATAccacaccagcagctcctgcccGGGCCGGATCTCTTTGCAGGCCTCGTAGAAGATCTGACCCTGGACCTGCACAGCAATCAGGTTCTGCTCCTCTGGGAAACGAGCGCACTTGACTAAAGACATCCAGTTTCCTGAGCCTCCTCTGCCGTCCACGAAATGACTCAGCCGGCCGTTTTCAAACAcctgaaggaggaagaggagttgCATTAGATAGGactaataaaacattttgagtATTGCAAGCTAGACTGGACTGAGACTAGACATTACCTCCCACATCAAGGTGTTGTCATCGTATGTTTTAATCTCGCTGGTGTTCACCAGTTTTCCTTGGAAAGGGCCGAAGCGCGTCCCTTTGGGGATGCTGCTCTTGTCTGTGAAAACTCCACAGTGGGAGACGTTTCCCCAAGCTGCCTGCACGATGTTCAACCCTGCAACATAATATCAAAGCTGTGTCAAATCCCAGCTGTGCCATGAGGAATTCAGAAACACAGAATTAATTAAAGGTGATTTATGGAGTAAAAGAAAGGTGGCAGGTGTTACCTTCTGGAAGTTCAAGAGTTTCTTTGTCCAGAGGAAGAATGTGAGAGTCAGACACTGGAgaagaaacataaaatgaatgGGTTTGTTAGTCAGATTTTGGGAGAATTTACGCAGACATTTGATTTAAGCGATGTCCAATATTAGACTCCAATATTTTGCCTGCATGATTTCACTAAAATCCAAATTACGTGGTTTTATCTTTTCTTATAAAACTAATTAAACACCCAGTAACTTCAGCAGAAGTCTCACCTGTCTTCTCAGGCAGGGTCAGTCCGGATATAGCGTGCCCCACGCTGCGCTCCTGGCTGCCGGAGTACCCGTACAGCACCATGAACAAGTCATCCTCGCTGAAATTAAAAGACGTGCGCGCTTTTTCCGGCGACATCTCTGCGCTCCGGAGACGAAACAAAGCCTCTTTAGGCGGTGTGTTAGCGGAGGAagacagggaggaagaggaggacctCTCACTGGACGGGCTGCTGAAGTCAGAGGACAGCGGACCGGCTGCGTGCTCCGTCACCacagcagccagctcctccgGTTTGGCGCACAGCGGGTGTCCCGGCATCATCTGGCTCAGGTAGGGGATCCCGGAGGCGCTCAACATGTGTTCGTGCAGGACCGAGGCGTGATGCGGGAACGGAGGGGCTCCTCCGTGCAGGCTGAGCGGAAGGGACGTCTGGGTGTCCGATACCAGGCGGCCGAGGGACTTGAGCGGGTGGAGGAGGCTGTGAGTCCGAGGGAAGAAGTCCATGTAAGGGTGGGGGCCCGGGAGAGGGGCAGGGTAGAAGCCTCGGGCCGGGCTGCCCTTCAGCATGCCGGCTTGGTAGCAGGTCTTGTCCTTCAGCACTACAGGGATGCTGGACAGGGACACCGACATGACAGCGCCAAGATAAGGGTTCAGGTGGAGAGGGTGGTGTAGCCTTtagtggaggagaaggagaagagggggTGGGAGAGGACGTGGGTTAAGTTATAAAAGTTTAATGCatctaaaaaaggaaacatgacATCAGGAGAGGCTGACCACACCTGGATTGATTTTTCAAATTTGAGTAATTTAACCAGGGCAAATAATGCAGTAAATTTAGTGCAATAAATTAGATAACCctgaaagaaaacaccaaaaacattCACTATTGAGAAGTAGTTATCTTCCCTCCTAGAATATAACAATTTTCACGAATCCACACCTTCAAATGTTCCCATTTTGCCTTTGAAACCCGCACCCAGATGCAAACTGCTGCACAATATCGAACAAATCTACATGCGTAATAAGTGAAATCACTCCACAGTGACATTGCACAGCCGATTTTGCAATATTTCCAGctcagagaacacacacacactcacacacaccacacacacatcagatgCTCATCAGCGGCTTTAAATGACCGGCTGGAATATGCTGCGCTCTTTTTAGGAAGCGATCCCCAATCAGCCAGTAAATAGAGAAGACAAACCAGGGTCATGACACTAATTAAAGAACAGTCGGCTGGAGCAGAGGTCAACATTAATGAAGCATTTTATAGACTTTAAATTACAGTcagtgaaaagaaaagagagggggGAATGTTGGAGCAAAGGAAATGATcataattaagaaaataaaacaagaatttgGAATTTAATAGAAGAGGAATTTAAAGGAATTAAGACTGGAGTGCGTAATGCTCTGTGCGTAATTTCAAACCATCTCAtcttaaagtatttttttaattaaaaaatatacatgtaGGCCcattatattaaataataagTCACAATAAACTGTGTGCATATCACAGACTGTAATTTCCTAAATAAATGTGCAGCAGTTATTTCTATAATTTGGATAAAGAAGCTTACCTTGTTGAATAAATTGCAGCTGTTTCACAGTGACGTCGTCTCTGCCATGTCCCAGGCTTCAGTATATAATACCAAACAACTGACAAATCTCCAAACTGTGCAGCTCTAAACTTCCCAGACTGCTGCAGGGACCTTTCGCCGTGTCCTCCTGGTGGCCTGTGGTCATCTGAGGGCACCTCCACTGTACACGCTCAGGTCTGCTGAAGATGCTCCCCGGCACCTTCCTCCTATTGGCCGGGAATCAGCTCGACCTCATGCATCTCAATGCCCCACAGGAATACATTTTCTCAGGGACAACCCACCCCGTTAACCTCTCCGCACCGGGCTGCTTTCTCTGGCACAATGAGGCCGATTGAGAGAGGTTCCCAAACATTTCCATATGAGGACCcccaccccaacacacacacacacacacacacacacacacacacacactgagtgagaTTGTATCTGAGGGACCTCCTGTGGAGTAGAGATGTGTGTTGTTATGAGTTGGATGTGGTGAATtaggaagagagaaaagaaaaggagaaagaggagtTTATCTGCTGCATCTCTCTCCTACTGTCCCAAACTTCATTAAGACAACAAGGAAAACTGGAATCTGTAGTGGGGTATTTTAGGTTGCACTTTATACGGACCTAAATGTTCTCTCATATGGATTGTTGCCCAGCAGATTGGTCAAATGTGACAatggataaaataaataaattacagctGTGGATACGGGTCAGATGTGGCTGCAATGCATAATAATCTTAGTGTACTCATTACTGGTACCCAGTTACAAAAGTTCCATTCATTTTAGTAAGAATAAATTCAATGAAACATACAGTAATGCACAGAGATATGCATGAATGGAAGTCACAGGAAAACAGTACAGCTAGATTTAAAATGATGTTGAAGCAACACCTTTTGACTGAGACTAAAATCATCCATAAAATAGATGGTCAAAGCCTGATAAATTAATATCAGAGGTAAGTCTGACTGTGTCATGTGTCTCAGGATGTCTTTGCTTGTGTCTCAAGATCACTTAATTGGTTTTCTGTTGTAGTATGCTTATCATATTTTCATGTCTTCCAAATGAGAATACAAGAAAAGGTGACCTATGTAAAGTGATTCATATACTGTAATggtaaaatattgtttttcctgggaactattcctttaaatgcacatgtaatgtgtGTAGGGAAACATACACATGTGAATGTATAgtattatgtatatatttggTCTAATATTACAATAATGGAGCATCATCATGTAATCAGAGTAAAATTTAGCCCCAAACTGGCGGTTACTTACCAGATGAAGTCATGGAAAAGCGTCAGTCTTAATTGTTGTATTACCAGGAGCTGTCTTGTTAAGTCCTGTCATTCTGTTAAGtgttacatgtaatttgtttttgtgcaaTGTCACAAATGTAAAGTTGTTGTGGATCTCAAGACGAATAGCTGCTGCAGTGCAGAAACCTGCAGTGGGGATCCTGATAAACTGAACTTGTCATTAATCTTAAATCTTAATTCTCTTGTTTGGTTTGTGTTGTGTacttttaatgtattttcttAATGACTTCTGTTCATGCTATTTGTATGAAGGCTCACACAAGCTCATGCGTGTGTTCATAATGCCAATTTTTAGGCACATATGAAGAAGGGAGTTTGGGAGCCCTCTCAAAAATTTGAGAaccaaacacttaattttctgctTTCTCTTGATTTTTTTGCACCAGTTTCTAGTATAAATGTCTTTAACTTTATCAATATGAAAGTCCTCTGGTACCTCAGTGTCTTTAAAGGGTGGCATTAATGCATGTGTTGCAGCccagtttgatctcaagtgggctggaGCAGTAGAACCATTGCATGATAACCTATAAATGACAACCCCTTCaaattttgccttttttagTGGAAAGGCGTCAATTCTGAAATTGGTTATCcatctacaaaacaaacaatgaaaagcCCCTAATATCCTCAGAAAGAATTATATGTAAATCCAACAGtatgtttcagttttttcagtCAGTCTACTGCTCACTTCCATTACCCGTGCTATTTTCCACAATTCTCCACTAAAGTAGAAGCTGTTGAAGAAGCAGGTGAAGTGGtccctgccttacaaaccatttacagtcAGAAGTTTTGTCAGTGCCCAAAGAGCAGGGTTCCACTAataagtctgatacagattcttttgtactgaagctgctggttgacaatattttgcacaactCTGACCACAGTAAGTActcattgttatttcagaga
This is a stretch of genomic DNA from Epinephelus fuscoguttatus linkage group LG21, E.fuscoguttatus.final_Chr_v1. It encodes these proteins:
- the prdm14 gene encoding PR domain zinc finger protein 14, which translates into the protein MSVSLSSIPVVLKDKTCYQAGMLKGSPARGFYPAPLPGPHPYMDFFPRTHSLLHPLKSLGRLVSDTQTSLPLSLHGGAPPFPHHASVLHEHMLSASGIPYLSQMMPGHPLCAKPEELAAVVTEHAAGPLSSDFSSPSSERSSSSSLSSSANTPPKEALFRLRSAEMSPEKARTSFNFSEDDLFMVLYGYSGSQERSVGHAISGLTLPEKTVSDSHILPLDKETLELPEGLNIVQAAWGNVSHCGVFTDKSSIPKGTRFGPFQGKLVNTSEIKTYDDNTLMWEVFENGRLSHFVDGRGGSGNWMSLVKCARFPEEQNLIAVQVQGQIFYEACKEIRPGQELLVWYGDCYMQFLGIPLTLKDPTEDNTVVPPAEDAGEGFKCDRCGKVFAYKYYRDKHLKYTRCVDQGDRKFPCHLCNRSFEKRDRLRIHILHVHEKHRPHKCSVCGKSFSQSSSLNKHMRVHSGERPYKCVYCNKAFTASSILRTHIRQHSGERPFKCKHCGKAFASHAAHDSHVRRTHAKDKPHPCDLCGASFQEEQELKYHMKSHKKRQILDSTVLPSSPGSVLQEDSVFPVKDNPKLQKNAGQNCPYTGLTVINPEYRPWN